The Apium graveolens cultivar Ventura chromosome 10, ASM990537v1, whole genome shotgun sequence nucleotide sequence ACCAGTTAAGTTCTGTGTCTTGGCCGAAGCTAGCCTGGAAAGGGCATCTGCCCTAGAATTGTTCTCTCTGCCAATTTGActtagttcaaaggtttcaaatGATAAAGAAGCATCGCGTACCTTGGCAGCATAGGCTTTCGTTCGGGGATCCCTTTGCTCATATTCCCCCGTGAAGTGTTTCACGACCAACATGGAGTTGCTGAAGGCCCTTAGGTGTTTCGGGCCAGCTTCCCTGCGAGGAGGGCCTCATATTCGGCCTCATTATTTGTCAAAGGGAAGTCGAGCCTTATGGCttgacatatctcaaatcctttGGGGCTGGAGAGGATCAAGACGGCGCCACACTTTTTTCCGGCTACCGACCCATCTACAAAAAGCTTCCATTTTCCTGGGATCCGGATTAGTTGTTCATCAGGTGAAAGATCCTTCGGGCCCGAGAATGTGCATTCAATCATGAAGTCGGCCAAAGCCTGGGCCTTAATTGTCGTTCGGGGAACGTACTCGAGATCAAATTCCCCGAGTTCGATGGACCATGCTATGACTCTTCCAGAGGCTTCAGGCCTAGTCAAAATCTTCTTCAGAGGTTGGCTGGTGACAACTTGGACCGTACGGCCTTGGAAAGCCGCAATTTTCGGGAGGCCATAACCAACCCATATGCGAATTTTTCGGCGTTGGGGTACCTTGTCTCTGCATCCTAGAGGACATGGGACACATAGAACACAAGATGTTGATTACCTTCGTAGTTTTTCACAAGGACGGCCCCCAGAGTTCTGTCGGACACAGCTAGATAAAGCTGAAGAGTTTCCTTCGGATCGGGCCTCATCAAGAGTGGTGCCTTTGTCAAATATTCTTTTACTTCTTCGAACGCCTTTTGGCATTCGGGCCCCCACTCAAAATTCTTTGACCCTTTGAGCACGGCGAAAAAGGGAAGTGCCTTCTCAGCTGACCGGGAAATGAAACGCCGAAGAGTGGTGAGCCGGCCCGTCAATTTCTGTATATCTCTGATGCATTTGGGAGGTTCCATATTGATAACTGTTTCGATCTTCTCTGGGTTTGCCTCTATTCCCCGGGCGCTGACCATGTACCCGAAAAACTTTCCACTAGAGACTCCGAAGGTACATTTGTTCGGATTGATCCTCATGTTGTACTTTCGGAGCGTTTCGAAGCATTCTTTTAAGTCTTCGACATGATCTCGGAATAGTGATTTTACTATCATATCATCCACGTATGCTTCCATGTTCCTCCCGATCTGCTCTTTAAAGACCTTGTTCACCATTCGCTGGAATGTGGCTCCAGCGTTCTTCAGTCCAAAGGGCATTCTAATATAAGCATAAGTCCCCTTCGGAGTTATGAACGCTGTCTTGGGCACATCCCTATCATTCATAGAAATTTGATGATAACCAGAAAAAGCGTCCAAAAAACTAAGTACCTCATATCCTGCCATTGCGTCTATCAGTTGGTCGATGTTAGGTAATGGGTAGTGATCATTCAGACATGCTTTATTGAGATCCGTGTAATCTacgcacatcctccattttccatttgACTTCTTgacaaccaccacattggctagCCAGTCGGGATACTCGATTTCCTCGATAAATTTGGCTTCTAACAATTTTTCCACTTCGGCCTCGATTACCTTCTGTCGTTCGACTCCAAATGTCCTCTTCTTCTGCTTTACCGGCTTGGCCTCGGGCTACACATTCAAGCAGTGCGTTGCCGTCTTAGGATCCAATCCAGGCATATCTTCCGGCCCCCAGGCGAACACATCATGGTATTGCCGAATGACGGCTATTACCTTTGTCTTCAGATCCGCCCCCATGTTTTTTCCAATCCGAACCATCTTTCCCGAATGACCCGCGTACAATTCCACTTCCTCGGTCTCAGCGGCGGGTTCGGCGATCGGGCTCGAGAGATCGGCCCCGAATTTCTCCAACTCAATGTTCAACATTTCCCAGCTTCCGCTGGGTTCGGACTCTGCCCGCTTCCTCTTCCCAGTTCCGTCCGGTCCTTCATATTCTTGATCCTTCTCAAGGTCTTTGAGCATTATGATTCAGGCGGTTTTCTGATCGCCCCTCATTTCTCTTACCCCTTTTTCAGTGGGGAACTTGAGTTTGAGGTGGGGTATAGACTCCACTGCTTCAAAGGTTGATAAGAAGGGCCTGCCAAATATTACATTAGATGGGCTTTCGATCCGAACTACATAGAACTTCACTAGCTTTTCGACGGTATACGACAACTTGCATAGGAGGACCGGAAGAGTAATCGTTCCTTTGAACTGAATGGGATGCCCTCCGATGGCATAAATGGGAGCCTCGTTGCAGGGCTCTAGTTGCTCTCCAACCAAGTTCATCTTGTAGTAGGTTTTGTGGAACAGTATATTGGCCGAGCTGCCTGTATCCACCATCACTTTCCATATCTTTTTTTGCCCGATGATGGGATTGATGATTAGAGGGTCCTCGTGCGGGCGAATGACATCCTCGTAATCTTCAGTGCTGAAGGTCATGGGCATGTGGGGCTTTGCCTATCCGAATTGATACAAATTGTACACCTGTCAGGCATACTTCTTCTTTGATGTCTTACTATCCTTATCCAGGATGCTTCCCCCAGATATAGTTTTTACTTCGCCCCTTATCCTGTCCCTTCGCTCTGGCTCATCGACCTCTACTTCCTCCTCTTGGTTCTCCTTCGGCCCCAACCTATCTCTCAGATCTCGGACGAACTGATTAAGCTCGCCATCTTTGATCATGCGCTCAATGAGCTTTTTGAGGTGATAGCACTCATCGGTGTTGTGCCCCTTGTCCCTGTGATAGTCGCAGTACTTATCGGGGTTTTTCTTGTGGTTCGGGACCTTCATTTTGGTGGGACGAACGAATCCTGGCTTGCCCTTTATCtcatggagaatcttggagatCGGCGCATTCAAAGGAGTGAACACGGCCGAATCTCTATCTCGACGCCGTTCAGCCCCACGATCTATTTCTTTCCTGCTATCCCTCCGGTCAGATTCTGATCTTGAGCCCTCATATCTGTCGGCCCGCTTTGATCGGTCATCTCTTCTTGAATCTTTATACCCCCCAATACTTTCCATCTTTCGGCGAATGTTCTCGCCTCTTACATATATATCATTCAGGGATTTTGGGGGAAAATCGTAAAGAGATGAGCGGAGCTTTTTACCTTTATAGGGGTCTAGCCCCGCCGTTAGGAAGCCCATTGCTTTGATTTTGTCCAGGTTAGTGACCATCCCCGCTTCTTCCTTGAACCGAGTGAGATAATCCCCCAGCTCTTCATTCGCCCTCTGTCGGCAGTGGACCAGGGCTTCAGTATCCTTCGCCTTTCGGCATATGTGCGAGTAGTACTTCAAGAACTTCCTCTTCAACTGCTCGTAGGACCCGATGGACCGAGGTTTTAGGGACTTGTACTACATCGAAGCAGACCCTTTGAGATAAGTCTTGAACATTTTGCACAACGTGATATCATTGTGGCCCATCCCAACCATCAGGAGTTCATACTTTTCACAGTGGTCCTCGGGGTCTCCTTTCCTGTTGAACTCGCTCATCTTGGGGAATTTTCTCTCTTCGCCCGGTGGGGGTTGGTATTGCTCAATCTCTTGTGTCACAACAGGTTCTCGATCGGGCCTCCTATCACCGAACATGGCCTTCTCTAAGCGATTAAGCCTGAGGCGGGATCCATCGGGCTCCTCATCTGAATCAGAAGAAAAGGGTTGTTTAGTCCTCTTCCTTCGGGGATGCGAATCAGAGTCAGACTCATCTTCTTCGTCATATGCCCTCCGTTCCCTTCTATCTTTATGCGCTCTGCCGGTCTCGTCGGCCCGCATCGCCTCCCTCAAGGTTCGTTCTTGCAGTTCAATTTCCTCCCTCTGCAGTTGTTGGGCTTTCAGTCGGAGCGCATCAGCTTCTCTTTTCTTGGCTCATGCTTCCGCTTCTTTGTCAATCTGATCAACTTTGGTCTTACCCTTCTCCGCGACCTTTTCCGCCCGGATCTTTAGGAGTAAGGCCTCTTCTTCGGGGGTTAGTGTGATAACCCCGTCCTCGTCGATTAGGGAGGACGGTTGTCCTTTGTCGGTGAAACCAGGCGGCGGTGAGTGTTCATGGATTGTTTCTGTCATGGTCTCTGTCTCAGCTTGTAATTCTCgtatttcccacagacggcgccaaatgttacgcCCAGATCCTTTCGGTAGCTTGAACAGGCTTCGGTTTCCTTGAAGGTGGCTTCGACCgtacctgaaagtgaagagaatgcgaaggttt carries:
- the LOC141691551 gene encoding uncharacterized protein LOC141691551, translated to MTFSTEDYEDVIRPHEDPLIINPIIGQKKIWKVMVDTGSSANILFHKTYYKMNLVGEQLEPCNEAPIYAIGGHPIQFKGTITLPVLLCKLSYTVEKLVKFYVVRIESPSNVIFGRPFLSTFEAVESIPHLKLKFPTEKGVREMRGDQKTA